ACAGCTGCACGGTGATCTCGGGCTCGCCCATCCGGCTCTGGATCTGGCGATGTTCCAGCAGAAGCTGCTCATAGACGACGGCTGTGGCCTCCACCTCGCGCTCGGCCTCACGCTGGCGGGCATAAAGCGCGGCATTCTCGGCGATCGCCTCTTCCTGCTCGCCCTCGACCCAGGTATCCGAGCGCTGGCTCAGCAGCCGCGCCCGCTCGCGCATGGTCTGAGCTGTCTGTTCCGCGGCTTCCAGCCGGTTGGTCAGCTCGGTGATCTGCACTTCGAGATTATCCATCATTTCCTGATAGACCGCGTTGCGCAGCTCGACCCGGTAATTCAGATAGCCCTGCGCAACCGCATTCGCCGCCCCGGCTGCGAGCACGGGGCTTTCGGCGTTGTAGCGCAGATTCACCACGAAGGACCGGCCGCTATTGCTGGGATCGAGATTTTGCCCAAGATTGCGCAGCAGCCCCTTGCGGCGCTCTTCCTCGGTGGGTTCGGTCTCGCGCGGCTCGTCTGGCGGATAGGCAGCCTCGTCCAGCAACGCCAGAAGCTCGGGCGACATCGCCTCAAGCGCATGATTCAGCACCACCGGCGTGCCGATGATCTCGACCATGGTCGAGGTCGCGGTGGCATCCCCGACCTCGTCAGCGGCGTCTTCATTGATGGTGATGAACCCGGCGCGCGACGCATCCGAAATCAGCCGCGCGGTCGCAGAATAGGTTTCCGGAAGCTGCGTGGCGACGAAATACGCCCCGCCGCCAAAAGCCAGAGTGAGGATCAGCACCAGGAAGAAATACCGCCGAAGCGCGACGAACACATCGCCGATGGTGAAGGAATGGGGGACTTTCTGCATCTTAGACTTCCGAACGAAGGGACGGGGCGGCGGCGCTTTGCGGGATGTGGTTGCGGGCGGAACGCCGCGTCGGCGTTTCGCGTTCCCGGCACGGTCGCGGCCGAGACATCGCCTTAATGCGGGCGGTGAAACCGACGCCCATGTCGTAACCTTTCAACAACCGATCAGCCCCGGAAAATCATCCGCGCCTAAAGGATGCTCTTAACGCAGTTTAACGTCCGAGGTCGAGCGACGATGAACCGTTGGCAAAGACACAACCGAGTGAACCGGCACCGATGGCGTGAGAACGTCGCGTCAGGAACCGCCCCCATCGGGCCGGGGTCTCGCGCCCTGCCCCTCATTGCCGGTCGCAAGACTGGCGCAGATCCGCTTCGCCTCTCGGGTGAGATCCTGCCAGCGTGACAGCACGGGTCCGGCAGGGGTTTCGTCACAGGCACGCCGCTTGCGCATTCGCCTTTGCAACGCCGCATATCCCCTGGGTCCGAGCGCCATGCTGACCGCGCGGCGCGCAGTTTCCTTCGGCGATACCGGCGGAAACAGCGTCCGCAGCAGCGCCAGCGAAGCCGCGCCGATTCGCCCCGAATCCTGCAGGCGCCAGACCCGATCCTGAAGGTGATATCCGGATTTCGCCGCGCGCGACCAGTCATGGCTTTCGCGCAGATACCACTGATGCGACAGGTCTGCGGTCTCGGCCCCGCTGGTAAGGCGGTGATCCGCCGGGGTCTCTTCCTTGGCGATGCCCGGCACGTCCGAAATCTCGAACCCGATCCCCGCCCGATCGAGCCGCATGGCCAGATCCGTGTCCTGATTGACCCGAAGCGTCTCGTCGAACGGAAACTCGGCTGCGATTGCCGCGGGCATCGTCAGCATCGAGGTCTGCACGCGCCCCGCATCGCGATAGGCATAGTCGACCAGGCTGCTTCCCGCGCGCCATTCCGGCTGATGCACCTCACGGATTTCGCCGTGGATATGCAGCACCGCGCCGCTGACCAGCACCTTGCGGTCGTTCTCGTGGCGGGCATAGAAGCTGCGGATCTCGTCATAGCGGCCCGGCAGCCAGATATCGTCGGAATCGAGAAAGCTCACATGGCTGCCCGTCGCCTCGCGCGCGCCGCGATTTCGGGCCGCCGGTCCGCGCAGCTGGCGGGGCTGGCGCAGAACCCTGACGCCTTGCCCTTCCAGCCAGCCATACTCTGCCGAAAGATCCCGATCCGACGCGTCATCCACAACGATGATCTCGATCGCATCCTCGGTCTGATCGCGCAGCGACAGCACCGCGCGCAGCAGCATATCGGCCCGGTTCCGGTTCGGAATAACCACAGAGAGTTTGAAATCGTCTTTCACTTCAATATCCTGCGCGAAGCGCACTGCCATCCTTATGAGATGGTTTACCTTATTCACCGAAGTATTAACCACAGAAATGCGACATGGCGACGGCACTGTTCTGCCGATCCGCTCCGGTGCTGCTGAAACGGCTTGCGGCGACAGCGCGTTCACATAGGATGCGCGCTGTTTTTTTGCCAGTACGGGCCGGGCAAACCGTTGCCTTACGCTGCGTCGTGACACCGGAACGAGTGAGGATTCCACATCATGCAGACCGAACCGAGTCGCGAAGCTCAGGGCGCCGTGCCGTTTTTCTCGGTGGTCATTCCGGCCTATAACCGCGCCGGACAGATCCGGCGGACGCTGGAATCCTGCCTCGCCCAGACCGAACCGAATTTCGAGATCGTGGTCGTCGATGACGGCTCGGCGGATGATACCGCCGGGGTGGTCGAGGCGATGGGCGATCCGCGTATCCGCTGCATCCGGCAGGACAACGCAGGTGCATCCTCGGCGCGCAATCGGGGCAGCGCCGAGGCGCGGGGTGACTACATCGCCTTTCTGGATTCCGACGACGAGTTCCTGCCGGAAAAGCTGGCACAGTTTCGCGCGGCCATATCTTCGGCGGATGATGGGGAACAGATCGTCTGGTATTCACCACTGTTTTTCCATCGCAGCGCGGATAACCGCATGGTCAAGCCGGATCGTGGCATCCGGCCCGACGAGCCGGTCGGCGATTATCTTTTCGCCGAGGACGGTCTGATGCAGACCTCAACGCTGGTCGTCCCCCGCGCGCTTCAGAACCGGGTCCGCTTCGATGAGAGCCTGCGCTGCCTCGAAGATCTGGATCTCTGCCTGCGCCTCGAAGCCGAGGGGGCGCATTTCCGGATGCTGCCCGATCCGCTGGTCATCTGGTATGACGACCAGTCCGTGGGACGGCTGTCCTATACCACCCGCCCCGAAGAGGTGCGCGACTGGGTGGCGCTGCAATCCTCCCGGCTCACCGAGCGCGCGGAGAGCGGGTTCATGGCACGCTTCCTGGTCCCCGAAATCGCGCGCAGCGAACCGGGCCGGGCCGTGAGCATCCTGCGGCGCGCGATCAGTGCGCGGGCGCTGTCGGCCAAGCGTGCGGCAGCGATCCTGATGCGCGGCGTGGCGCCCGGCGGATATCGCCGCCTGCGGGATCTGATCGTGAGGATCCGTCATGGCTGAGACCCTCGCCAAAACCGCCCCGAGCCGCACACCGCGCCATGTGGTCCATGTCACCGAAGCGCCGCTTGGCGGGGTGGTCACCTATCTCGAAGAGCTTCTCTCGGCACAGATCGCCGGGATGCCGGACACGCAGATCGAGCTGCTGACGCCCGAGGTCAATCGCGAGGCGCTGGCCGGGCTCGAAGGGCCGAATTTCAAGATGATCGCCTTTCCGCACCGACGCGGCTCGAAGGCCGATCTCATGCGGCTCGGCTGGCGGGTGATCCGCCATCTGCGCCGCACCCGCCCCGAGATATTGCATATCCATTCCAGCTTCGCCGGTGCGGCTATCCGCGCACTGGCACCGCTGATCCCGCGCGGCACAAAGGTCATCTATTGCCCGCATGGCTGGGCCTTCTCGCGCCGGGGCAGCAAGCGAATGCAGGAAGGTGTGGCGCGGGTCGAGCGGGCGCTCAGCCGGGTCACCGACCGGATCATCTGCATCTCGGACTATGAGCGGCAAGAGGCGCTGCATGCCGGGATCGCACCCGAAAAGCTGAGCGTGATCGATAACGGCGTAAGCCAGCGCTCCGGCATACCGGCCCCAGAGCCGAAAGCCGAGGACGCGCCGCGGCTGATCGCTTTTGCCGGGCGTTTCGACGAGCAGAAGGGATACGATACGTTTCTGGAGGTGATGCGCCTTCTGGGCGACGAGGCCCGCGCCATCGCCATCGGCAGCGCCATCGTCTCTGCCGACGAGCTTCCCGAGCTGCCGGACAATGTCCAACTGCTCGGCTGGCAGCCGCGCGACAAGGTCTATGCGCTCTATGCCGAGGCCGATCTGTTGCTGGTGCCGTCCCGGTGGGAGGGGTTCGGCCTGGTCGCGGTCGAGGCGATGCAGGCGCGGCTTGCCGTATTCGCCAGCCGCGTCGGAGGGTTGCAGGATATCGTCGTCGATGGTGAAACGGGAAGGCTGTTCACCCCCGACGATGCCGACCAGATCACCGCGATGATCCGCGAGACCAGCGATGCGCAGCTTCGCGATTATGGCGAGGCCGGCTATCGGCGCTATCTGTCGCGATACACCGCCGCGCGCATGGCGCGTGAGGTCGGCGCCCTCTATGCCGCCTTGCTGGATGAGGGCGCCGGCCGATCCTGATCAGAGGATGAAGTCATCCTCGGTCAGCGACACCGCCCCGTTCAGCACGATGCTGAAATCAAAGGCGCCATCGCCATTGGTGTCACCCTGAACATAGGTCTTGTTCTGACCCCGGTCGATATAGACGCCGAGATCCTCGGCATCGCGCAACCAGTTTCCGCCGATAAAATCGAATGACTGATCACCGCTGCGATTGCTGTTCGCGTCCACGCCGCTGACGTCTATCTTGTCGGCACCGCGCTTGAAATCGGTGATCAGGTCCCAGCCCATATTCGCCTTGAACACGAACAGATCGCTGCCGGCACCGCCGGTCAGCACGTCATCGCCCGAGCCGCCGTCGAGGATGTCGTCGCCGCCATTGCCGTCCAGACGATCACGACCGCCCTTGCCGATCAGCAGGCTGTCCTTATCCGTTCCGTCCAGCACGTCCCAGCCCGAACCGCCGGTCTGTTCGTCGATGCCGATCAGCGAGCCTCCGACGCTGCTGTTCGTGTCATCGGCATTGCCGAGCTCTTTGAACAGGTCATAGGCAGCCTTTGCGCGCCCATCCGCATATTTGAGCCCGAAGCCGCGATCGATGTCTGAATCCTGATATCCGAACCACATGATCGGCCCGGCCCAGTCGAGATCCTTTGCGATCTCCACCGCCTCGCGCAGGATACGTGCCTGCTCTGCCTCGGAGACGGTAACATTCTGGCCCCAGGTCGGCGCGCCCAGCTCGGTCATCCAGACCTGCTTGTCGCCATCGCCATTGGCCAGCATCGCGTCGCGGATGCCGTCTTCCATGATTTCCCAGCCGTTCCAGGCTTCGTCGTCGCTTGGGAAAAGCGGGAATGTATAGGGGTGATAGCCGACCGCATCGAAGGAATCGCCGCCGCCATTCGCATAGATCTGCTCGAGATAATCGACCGCTCCGTAAAGCCCGTTGCCGGTCGAAGGCACCGCCGCCAGACCGCCGGTGATGACGGTATCGTCGCCGTCGACCGCCTTGATCGCGTCATAGCTGCGCTTGAGCATGTCGGTATAATTGGCGGGGGTGATGCCTTTCATATTGGGTTCGTTAAAGATTTCCCAATGGTTCACCATATCGCCATAGCGTTGCGCCGCAGCACCGGCAAAATCGGCAAAAGCCTGGCGGTCGCCGGCCGAGTTCAGCTTCTCGCTGACCCAGTCGGGGGTGTTGTTCAGCACCGCGGCGATCTTGATCCCCGCCGCGTCAAGCGCATTGAACACCTTGTCGACGAGGCTCCAGTCAAAGCCGCCATTCTCTTTCGGCTGCACGAGGCTCCAGTGGATATCCAGCCGGACCCAGTCCACACCGAGTTCCTTGTAATCCGCGATTTCGGCATTCATTTCGGCGGTTGACTTGCCAAGAAGGTCGCCAAAAGGCGTGGCCATGCCGAGCTGGCCAGGGACAGTTCTGCTTATGGGCATTAATTCTGCTCTCGATCAGGTTAGGTTTTTTCTGCCGCCAGAGGCGGTTTTCACGATAAGTTCAACTGGTAACCTTCGGATACACTCCGTTTGTTGGCCTATCGAACTTCGTTTGAGAACCCCTGATAAATGTCCCAAGCGGCTTTGCGCCGACCGTTTTCGTTTACTATTCCGAACCACTCTTCATTATTGTCCGGATCGCTGCCCAGATCGCGATAGCTGTACCAGAAAAGCGGTCCGATCCAGTCATGCGCGCGGGCGTGCCGGAAGCCCTCGCGCAGGATCTCGGCCTGCTCGGCTTCGGTCACGCCACCATTGCGATCCGAACTGGGTGCGCCGAACTCGGTGATCCAGATCCGCTTTTCGGCATCGCCATTCGCCTCCATGATGTCGCGCAGCGCGATCGCCATCATGCCCCAGCCATTCCATCGCCAGTCAGGGTCGGGAAGGTCGGGATAGCTATAGGGGTGATAACCCACCGCATCGAAAGAATCGCCAGCACCTGCTGCGTAGACCTCGCGCAGGAAGGCGGGGGCCGCATAGTGCTGGAGGTTGAAGGGCGGGCCGGTCCAGCGAACGGCCGACATGCCCCCGAGGATCACCGTGGCATCGGGATCGGCGGCATGGATGGCGTCGTAGGCCGCGATCAGAAGCGCCGCATAAGCCTGTGGGTCGGGATGGGGCGGCCAGGGACCGGAGAGGTTCGGCTCGTTCCAGATCTCCCAGACATGGATGCCGCGCGGGGCGTAGCGCTCGACCGCGGCGGTCATGAAGCGGGCGAACTCGGCGGGGTCACGCGGCGTTGAACCGCCCTCGGCGATATTCCGCGCCCATCTCGGCGTAGTTCCGACCACGGGCAGAAAATTCAGCCCGAACTCCTCGGCCAGATCGACGATGCGGTCGGTCTCCTCCCAGTCGAATCGATTCGGGCCGGCAGCCTGCACGTCGGCCCAATAGATATCCGTGCGCAGCCAACGCACTCCGAGGCGAACGTAATCCTCGAATTCGGCGCGCAGCTCGGCGGCGCTTTGATCGCGCAGCGCGTTCAGCCCGACCGCCATGCCCGGCGTTCCGGGGGCTGTCTCGGCAGGCGCGGACCGCATCTGGGCCGCAGCAGGTTGCGCCGCAAACAGACCGAGCGCGACCAGTGCCGGTATGAAACGCCGCAGCGGGCCGGGCGATGGCATGGCGGCTCCTTTCGCTGGACTGCCCCGCTCAGAGCAGCCGCAGATCCCGAAGACGGCGCATGACGCGGGTCTCGTCCTGAGACCGACCGATCATGTGCAAAGCGCGATGGAAGATGCCGCGCCGATTCATCCGCCCGGCGGGCTTCCGCGAGGCTCCCTTCACCGCGACCCAACCGCGCTTTCCATCCCGCGTCGCGGCGTCGAGCCCGATCAGCGCCTCGAAGAAGCGCCGTATCATGATCAGCGCGCCCTGGCGTGAAATGGCGGGAACGTTCTCGGGCGGCTCGAGCCAGGGGTTGGTGTTGATCTCGAAAATCTGCGGTCGACCGTCGATAATCGCGTAATCGGCCCGGCCGTAATCTATGCCTGCTGCCTCGAAACCGCGGCGCAATACCTCGCGATCCTCGTCGCTGTTGAGAAAAGCGATCTCGCGGTCTGGCTGCGCGACATTGGCGGGATCGCTATGCTCGCCCTTGCAGACCCAATGCTGGCTGGTGTCGAGCGCAGAGGGGAACAGGCTGTCGCCTATGCGCATATAGGACCGCTTTTCATGAAGCCCGTCGGCGTTGCGGGCATCGACATATTCGGTGATCCCATAGCCCTGCGGCATGTCGAGCGCGGCAATCGCCTGTGACAGTTCGGCGGCATTCTGGATCAGTTGGGATTTCGGCCCGTCATGATCGCTTATTCCGCGCAGGAAGACGGGAAAACGCAGCTTTTCGGGCGGCGTGTCGATGGGGAGCAGGTCGAAATCATTGATCCCGGCCCGTTTCAGCGCCCCCATGATCTGCATCCGGCTGCCGATCCGGTCGGGGCGGTTCAGCACACGCAACCCCTGCGCCGCCGCTTCGAGATGTTGCAGCCGAGAGGTGATCCGCTCAACCTGCTCGTGCGCGAGCCGCTCGATATCGAGAAACAGATAGGTCGAGCGAGGCAGCCGCGGAAGCGACAGGAAATCGTCATATGACAGGATGATGACCCGCCCGTGAAGGGCATGGTCGCGCGTTTCGAGAACATCGCGGATCGTGTATTGATGTTCTTCCGAGATGACAAAGGTAAGCAATTGAAGACTCTGCACTAAGTTCTGCGGACGAGTTGAAGGAAATCGCGCATGCAACGGGGGCATACGACCAGCATGATCACCGGATAGGCCGCCATTCCGGTGAGAACTATGGCGAGAAGACGGAACGATGAAACGTCGATATTTGTTCCCCGCAGCCACAACCAGTCGACGAGCGCCGCCATGATCCAGGCACCGATCCAGGCCCGGACCAGACGCTCCATCGGCTCGGTCAGACCGCGGCCGAGAAGATAGACCGCAAAACCTATGCCGATGAAGACGGTGGCCGCCTCATAGGCGACGAAGGCCACGCCCGGCGTGTTGGGCATGTTCAGCTGCGCGCCAAGAACGAAAAAGACAGCCATCGCCACGAGCGCGACGGTGCTGCTGATGAGCCCATATTCCGGGCGACCAAGGGCGGAATACCCGGAAAAGTAAAAACGGAAGGGCAGCGCGATACCGACGCCGAGGCAGAGCATCTGCGACAGCGGCACCGATTCATCCCAGCCCGGCCCGACCAGAAGCGGCAGCAGAACCGGCGCGCTGACGGCCAGCCCGACGAAGGCCGGAATGATGAAGAAGCCGGTGCCCGCCGCGATGTCTCCGGCCTTCGAGGTGAGCGCCCGCGCATCGGTCTGCAACCGCACCAGAACCGAGAAGGCCAGATTATGGCCGACGCTCATCAGCGCCATACGCAGCGGATCGACGATGCGCAAAGCGATGTTCAGCTGCCCCAGAACCGCCTGCCCGAAATAGGCATTGGTCAGAAAGGCGAGCGCAGCAGGACCGGAATTCGTGACGCCGACATCCGCCAGATGCAGCCACGAGAAGCGGAACAGCTCGCGGAACCGCTGGCCGTGCCAGCGCACCGGAAGCATGATCCGCTGACCGCGCAGCCTGAGCGCTCCGGCGGCGAGCACCGGAAAAAACACATTCGGCAGCAGCCGTTGCAGGATCAGAGAATACACCCCCCAACCGGCAAAGGCGGCGAGGATCGCCGCGCCGCAGGCCAGCGTCGTGCTGATCGCATTGCAGGCAGAAAGGTCCACGA
This genomic window from Paracoccus sediminicola contains:
- a CDS encoding glycosyltransferase family 2 protein; the encoded protein is MQTEPSREAQGAVPFFSVVIPAYNRAGQIRRTLESCLAQTEPNFEIVVVDDGSADDTAGVVEAMGDPRIRCIRQDNAGASSARNRGSAEARGDYIAFLDSDDEFLPEKLAQFRAAISSADDGEQIVWYSPLFFHRSADNRMVKPDRGIRPDEPVGDYLFAEDGLMQTSTLVVPRALQNRVRFDESLRCLEDLDLCLRLEAEGAHFRMLPDPLVIWYDDQSVGRLSYTTRPEEVRDWVALQSSRLTERAESGFMARFLVPEIARSEPGRAVSILRRAISARALSAKRAAAILMRGVAPGGYRRLRDLIVRIRHG
- a CDS encoding glycosyltransferase, with translation MAETLAKTAPSRTPRHVVHVTEAPLGGVVTYLEELLSAQIAGMPDTQIELLTPEVNREALAGLEGPNFKMIAFPHRRGSKADLMRLGWRVIRHLRRTRPEILHIHSSFAGAAIRALAPLIPRGTKVIYCPHGWAFSRRGSKRMQEGVARVERALSRVTDRIICISDYERQEALHAGIAPEKLSVIDNGVSQRSGIPAPEPKAEDAPRLIAFAGRFDEQKGYDTFLEVMRLLGDEARAIAIGSAIVSADELPELPDNVQLLGWQPRDKVYALYAEADLLLVPSRWEGFGLVAVEAMQARLAVFASRVGGLQDIVVDGETGRLFTPDDADQITAMIRETSDAQLRDYGEAGYRRYLSRYTAARMAREVGALYAALLDEGAGRS
- a CDS encoding Wzz/FepE/Etk N-terminal domain-containing protein, producing the protein MQKVPHSFTIGDVFVALRRYFFLVLILTLAFGGGAYFVATQLPETYSATARLISDASRAGFITINEDAADEVGDATATSTMVEIIGTPVVLNHALEAMSPELLALLDEAAYPPDEPRETEPTEEERRKGLLRNLGQNLDPSNSGRSFVVNLRYNAESPVLAAGAANAVAQGYLNYRVELRNAVYQEMMDNLEVQITELTNRLEAAEQTAQTMRERARLLSQRSDTWVEGEQEEAIAENAALYARQREAEREVEATAVVYEQLLLEHRQIQSRMGEPEITVQLFSPAVVPTRPSGFNAKPVILALGLMTGFLVGLTVAMIRLGSQRRRAARLQEAGA
- a CDS encoding glycosyltransferase family 2 protein, with translation MKDDFKLSVVIPNRNRADMLLRAVLSLRDQTEDAIEIIVVDDASDRDLSAEYGWLEGQGVRVLRQPRQLRGPAARNRGAREATGSHVSFLDSDDIWLPGRYDEIRSFYARHENDRKVLVSGAVLHIHGEIREVHQPEWRAGSSLVDYAYRDAGRVQTSMLTMPAAIAAEFPFDETLRVNQDTDLAMRLDRAGIGFEISDVPGIAKEETPADHRLTSGAETADLSHQWYLRESHDWSRAAKSGYHLQDRVWRLQDSGRIGAASLALLRTLFPPVSPKETARRAVSMALGPRGYAALQRRMRKRRACDETPAGPVLSRWQDLTREAKRICASLATGNEGQGARPRPDGGGS
- a CDS encoding family 1 glycosylhydrolase, with the protein product MATPFGDLLGKSTAEMNAEIADYKELGVDWVRLDIHWSLVQPKENGGFDWSLVDKVFNALDAAGIKIAAVLNNTPDWVSEKLNSAGDRQAFADFAGAAAQRYGDMVNHWEIFNEPNMKGITPANYTDMLKRSYDAIKAVDGDDTVITGGLAAVPSTGNGLYGAVDYLEQIYANGGGDSFDAVGYHPYTFPLFPSDDEAWNGWEIMEDGIRDAMLANGDGDKQVWMTELGAPTWGQNVTVSEAEQARILREAVEIAKDLDWAGPIMWFGYQDSDIDRGFGLKYADGRAKAAYDLFKELGNADDTNSSVGGSLIGIDEQTGGSGWDVLDGTDKDSLLIGKGGRDRLDGNGGDDILDGGSGDDVLTGGAGSDLFVFKANMGWDLITDFKRGADKIDVSGVDANSNRSGDQSFDFIGGNWLRDAEDLGVYIDRGQNKTYVQGDTNGDGAFDFSIVLNGAVSLTEDDFIL
- a CDS encoding cellulase family glycosylhydrolase; this encodes MPSPGPLRRFIPALVALGLFAAQPAAAQMRSAPAETAPGTPGMAVGLNALRDQSAAELRAEFEDYVRLGVRWLRTDIYWADVQAAGPNRFDWEETDRIVDLAEEFGLNFLPVVGTTPRWARNIAEGGSTPRDPAEFARFMTAAVERYAPRGIHVWEIWNEPNLSGPWPPHPDPQAYAALLIAAYDAIHAADPDATVILGGMSAVRWTGPPFNLQHYAAPAFLREVYAAGAGDSFDAVGYHPYSYPDLPDPDWRWNGWGMMAIALRDIMEANGDAEKRIWITEFGAPSSDRNGGVTEAEQAEILREGFRHARAHDWIGPLFWYSYRDLGSDPDNNEEWFGIVNENGRRKAAWDIYQGFSNEVR
- a CDS encoding oligosaccharide flippase family protein; the protein is MASFKIWIGASAADTITRLAVQLGSTMVVARILSAEEFGLASMVLGVNTIMAAFIGLPFEESLAQRRKLYTSHLETALFVSAVLTVASVAISGVFGPVIEHLASAEGFAMALIVSSLLLFAQGPGAVARAVARRHRRFVDLSACNAISTTLACGAAILAAFAGWGVYSLILQRLLPNVFFPVLAAGALRLRGQRIMLPVRWHGQRFRELFRFSWLHLADVGVTNSGPAALAFLTNAYFGQAVLGQLNIALRIVDPLRMALMSVGHNLAFSVLVRLQTDARALTSKAGDIAAGTGFFIIPAFVGLAVSAPVLLPLLVGPGWDESVPLSQMLCLGVGIALPFRFYFSGYSALGRPEYGLISSTVALVAMAVFFVLGAQLNMPNTPGVAFVAYEAATVFIGIGFAVYLLGRGLTEPMERLVRAWIGAWIMAALVDWLWLRGTNIDVSSFRLLAIVLTGMAAYPVIMLVVCPRCMRDFLQLVRRT